TGATCTCCTCGGTGATGCCGCGCAGGACCAGCACCCGGGCACCCTGGCGCAGGGCTTGCTGGGTCGCATCGGTGTGGGTGATCGCGTACGTGACGGGCTGAATGATCACGTCGGCGGCGCGCATCGCACCCGCCACGATCGGCGGGGGCTCGTTGCCGTGCGCCCGACGCGGGGTCATGCATACGAGCACGGGTTCGGCGCCGGCTTCCCTGGCGGCCTTCAGGATCGCTTGCGCGATGGGTAGCGTCTTGGTGTCCGCGACGATGCAGACTTGCTCTGCCACGCGGACCCGGGCGCAGGTGCGCACGACGTTCCGCGCGCTGTCGACAAGCCTCGAGGAGTCGCTCAACGGACGCCTCCCGTACCGATCCTGGTTGTCCGAGCCAGGACGGCCTGCAGCGTCGCCCAGCTGCTCTCCAGGTGCTCGACCGCCCGGCGCTCCGCCAGATCCGGGTTGCCCCGCGCGATGGCCTGCAGGATCCTGCGGTGCTGCCGAATCGTCTGCAGCGGACGGTAGGGGATCGCTCGCCATAACGTCACGCGCAGCAAGGCGATGTGCCCACGCAGGTGCCCCAGCAGCTGCTGCAGCGCCTGGTTGTTGGAAGCACGCGCGATGGCGTCGTGGAAGCGGTGGTTCGCCAACGCCATCCCCTCCCGATCTCGGGCCATCGCCGCCCGCTCTGCCTGCGAGAGCGCCTCAGAGAGCGCGCCGACGGTGTGGGGCGTGACCTGTGCGGCCGCCAGGCGGGCGGCCAGCCCCTCGAGAGGGATGCGCACCTGGTAGATGTGCAGCGCCTCCTCGTATGAGAAGGTGCGTACCAGCACGCCGCGGTGCGGGAGGTGGAGGACCAGCCCTTCCTGGGCCAGCCGCCGCAGTGCCTCGCGCACGGGGGTCCGCGACACGCGGTAGGCGGCGACCAGCTGCCGTTCGGTCAACCGGGCACCCGGGGAGAAGCGGCCCGCGAGCATGTCATTGCGGATAGCAATGTATACACGTTCGCTGGCTGTCGGTGTCGGAATGCCGCTCGTGCCCATGACAACGGATATTTCTACGAGGGTGCCCCGGGCTCCTGCGGCACTTGTGATATATTGCATACAATCTTCACCCAGCGACTCAGGCGCCCTCCCACCGCAGTCCGCAGGCCCGGAGCAACGCGACGTCCGGCGGGCAGGGGCCGCCGACGCTGACCATCCGTTCGACCGCCCGTACCGCGTGCACCACCCGCGGGGGCACGTGGACGGCGCATCCGGCGCCGATGGCGTGTTCGATTCCGGCCGACAGGTCCTGGATCACCCCCGTGCCCTCGACGATGAAGATCGTGTCCTCGGACTCGGGGTGCTCGTGTGGGACGTTCTCCTCTCCGGGCTCGAGGACCACGCGGTTCATGGACGCCACCCGCGCGCCGTTGCCGGGCCAGACGACCAGCCGCGCCTGACGGGCGATGAGGGGGATCGGGACGCCGTCGCGGAGCGGATCGAAGACTCGGATGGGCATGCCTACGACTCCAGGATCCGAACGTCGTGATTCGAGCGCCGTGCAGGGGAGACGATGCTCACGACCCAGGCACCTTTTGGGCCCGCCACGGCGTCATGCGGCAGGTCTGGTGGTATCCACAGGACCGTGTCGGGTACGGCCGTCTCCTGGGCAGATGCGGCCGAAAAGGTCAGGGCACCCCGGATGACCAGCACTGCCTGTTCCTGCGCGTGGGCGTGAAGCGGAAATCGGCCGCCCGGCTCGAACTGGTAGAAGGTAACGGTCATGAGGCGCCCACTGGCCACCCGTCGACGGACTCCTGGGAGGACCTGCTCCCACCCGTCTGCCCACCGGTCGAGTCGAAGTCCGCTCATCGGCCTGCCTCCACGCGGGCCATCCGATCCTCCCATGCCTCCAGTAGATCCTCCGCGTCCATTACGAGCCCGAGGTGCAGCGAAACGATCCTCAATGCGGCGTCCTCCATTTCGGGTGAAAACCCGCGCACGAGGTCTCGCATGACCACGACCCTGTAGTCGCGGTTGGCTGCATCGAAGGCGGCGTTCAGCACGCAGCAATCGGTCATGACACCGGTGAGAACGACGGTCCGGCGTCGTAGCTGGCGCAAGAGGAAGTCGAGATCGGTGGGATAGAATATGCTCAGGCGCTTTTTCGTATCCACGATGTGGTCGTTTGGGTCCACCTCTGTCACCAGCTCGGTCCATGGGGTTCCGACCAGGCCGTGTGCGTCCGAGTTTGGGATGGGCCCCACCGTGATCGGAAACGTGAGACGCCATGCTGAACGGAATCCCTCGTCGACACCGCTCGAGCGGAGCACGGTCTTCACATGGATGACGGGCACGCCAAGACGTCGGCAGCGTCGGTGGAAGATGTTGATGGGCTCTACGATCTCACGGGCCCGCGGTGCCGGGCATGGGCAGTCTGGACTGTCGTCCAGATGTCCCCGGTGCATGTCGACGCAGACTGCTGCGGTTGTTCGCGGATCCAACCACTCCTCGAACCCCTCCGGAATTCGCTTGCGCACGCCGTAAAAGTACGCTTCCATTCCGTCACCTCCGGTCACCGCTCGCGGAAATATGGACGTCCCAATGCTGCTGGCATACCTGCGGCACCTCGGGCCCAAGTGATGAGGACGAGGACGACGAGCGTGAACAGATAGGGCGCCATGCGCAGCAGGATCGAAGACATCTCGATTCCCGCAAGCTGTGCCCAAAACCCAGCGACCTCGACCGCTCCGAACAGGTAGGCCCCAGCCAGGAGGCGCAGTGGGTGCCATGTCGAGAAGACCACCAACCCGATGGCGATCCACCCAAGACCGCCGGTCATGTTCTCGGTCCATGCCGGCGTGTACGCGAGGGAGAGATAGCCACCTGCCAGTCCGGCGAGTGCTGCCCCACCCACCGTCGCTGCGTACCGTACCATGGTCACGTTGACACCGACGGCGTCGGCCGCTGCGGGATCCTCGCCGCAAGCTCTCAGATGCAGGCCCTGTCGAGTGCGCATGAGCCACAACCACCCGATCAACGCCAGGGCGTAACTCGCGTACACGAGGGCGTTCTGTTGGAACAACACGCGGCCCAAGACCGGTAGCCCAGAAAGGCCCGGCAGGGGCACAGCTGCGAAGGGAGCGGGATTGGGGATGCCGATGAGCGGCTTGCCCAAGAAGGCGCTGAGACCCGTTCCGAACATAGCCAGCGCCAGCCCTGTCGTGACTTGCTCCGTTCCCAGGGTCACGGTCAACAGGGCATGCCCGGCGCCCAGCAGTCCTCCTGCCAGAAGTGACGCACCGACGCCAAGCCACGGATCACCCGTCGTGAGGACGACAGCGAAGCCCGCCATCGCACCGATCAGCATCACCCCATCGATCCCTAGGTTGAGGACGCCGCTTCGCTCCGCGAAGACCTCCCCGAGTCCGGCCAGCACGAGCGGGGTGCCGGCACCAACTGCTGCTGCGAGCAGCAACACGAGCTGATCCGTGCTCATGGTTGCCCACGTGCGCGTGTGATCGCGACAGCCCGCCGCCACCGAATGCGGTGGACCAGGCGCTCGGTTGCTAGCACAAAGGTGAGGATCAACGCCTGCAAGATGGCCGCGATGGCGGCGGGCACGCCGGTCGCCTGAATGGCCAACCCGCCGTTGAGCAAGGCTGCCATGAGGACGGCCACCGCCACCACGCCAAGGGGATGCAACCGCGCGATCCACGCCACGATGATGGCCACGTAGCCGTATCCTTGGGAAACGCCCTGCTGCAAGCGGTGGAGGGCGCCTGCCACTTCCACCGCACCTGCCAGCCCCGCCAGGCCACCGCTCAGAGCCATGACGATCACCACGTTCCGAATCACTGGGATCCCCGCGTATCGGGAAGTCCGCGCGCTTGCACCCATCACGCGGACCTCGTAGCCCCAGGGGGTCTGCCGAAGGACCCACCAGAGAGCCCCAGCCGATAGGAGCGCGAACAACAGGCCCATGTGGACGTCACCGAACACCGCAGGCAGGTGCGCACTTGTGGGAAACGGCCGAGAGTAGGGAAACGTGAACGCAGCCGGGTCGGCCCACGCGCCGAAAACGAGGTAGTCGACCAGCAGCAATCCCACGTAGTTCAGCATGAGCGTGGCGAGGATTTCGTTGATGCCGAACAGCACCCGGAGAAGGCCGGGGATCGTTGCCCATGCGGCACCGCCGAGCACGCCCAGGAACAGAAGACTTGGAAGCACGAAGGCAGCAGACAAGTGCTCTGAGGCTAAGGCGAGCCATGTCGCAGCGATGGCGCCCACTGCCATCTGACCCTCTGCCCCGATGTTCCACAGGCCTGCTGTGAAGGCCAGGGATACGGCGAGGGCGCACAGCAGCAGGGGAATGGCCTTTAGTACCGTCTGCTCCACAGCGTACGCCGACCCGAGCGCACCGACTGCCATCTCCCGATAGGCAAACCAGGGATCGTGGCCCGTCGCGGCGACCAGGAGACCACCTGTCACAACGGCCGTGAGGACCGCGCCGGCTCGGAGCAGGACACCCTCGACACGGGTACCGACCGGAACGTCGTTTACAGTCGCGCTCACGGTCTACGCAGCCCCGGCCATCCACAGGCCAACCTGCTCCCGGGTGAGCTCGGTGGTGGGCGCGCCTCCTACCAGCCGGCCCCGATGGAGGACGACGATCCGGTGAGCGACAAAGAAAAGCTCGTCCAGGCTCTCCGATACCAACACGACACCGCAACCGAGCGAGCACAGCTCCGACAGGGTTCGGTGAACCTCAAGCGATGCAGCCACGTCTAGGCCTCGTGTCGGGTACAGGGCCACCAGCACACGGGGTGAGCCCTGGACCTCACGACCCACCAGCACACGTTGCTGGTTGCCCCCCGATAGGCTGGCGACGGAGACGTCGAGAGAGGGCGTACGGACGCCGAAGCGGTGTACGAGTTCGCTCGCCCGCATCCTCGCTGCCTGCCAATCCACCTGCAGACCTCGGCGGATGGGTGCGCGGTGGAAATCCCGCAGGACACTGTTCTCAGCGACCGAAAACGACGGCACGAGCCCTTCCTGCAGGCGATCCTCTGGAATGTAGCGAAGGCCCAACGCCCACCGCTCCCGGGGCCCAAGGTGTGTGACGTCTCGGTCATCCAACCGGATACACCCTTCCTCAGGCATACGAAGGCCGGCGATCACCTCTGCGAGCTCCCGCTGGCCGTTGCCGGCCACCCCCGCCAGTCCCACGATCTCGCCAGCCCGGACGCCCAACGTTACGTCCTGAATCCGAAGGCCGCTTTCCCCGGTTGCGCGGACGTTGACCGCCTCCAGCACCACCGGCCCCGGCGATCTTTGGGTGGTGGGTCGGTGCGCTTCCCACTCGTGTCCCACCATCATGTGGGCCAGTTCGCGAACGTTGGTCTCGTCCGGAAGAACTGCCCCCGTCATGCGGCCCTTGCGCAGGATCACGATGCGATCCGCGAGGTCGATGGCTTCCGAGAGCTTGTGCGTGCTGAACACGACTGCTCGCCCCTCAGATGCCATGCGGCGGATCGAAGTGGTTAGCCGATCCACCTCCTGGGGTGTCAGTACGGCTGTGGGTTCGTCGAGGAGGAGTACCCGCGCGTCACCGTAGAGGAGTTTGAGGATCTCGACCCGCTGGCGCTCTCCCACGGACAAGGTCCCCACGCGCGCATCGGGCTCGATGTCAAGCCCGTGCGCACGAGCCAGACGCGCCACCTCGGCGTCGTGTACACGGGTGCTGAGAAGGAAGCGGGGTCTCCGGCGACCGAGCAAAACGTTCTCCGTGACCGTGAACGCGTCGACGAGCCGGAAGTGCTGGTGCACCATGCCCACGCCGAGTGCCAGGGCGTCTCGGGGAGACCGCAGTGTTGCGGGAGTTTCGTTGATCAGGATGGTTCCAGCGTCGGGACGGTACAGGCCTGCCGCGATGCTGAGAAGCGTCGTCTTGCCAGCGCCGTTCTCCCCCAGCAGGGCTACCACCTCCCCGGGCGTTACTGCGCAGTCGACACCGTCGAGCGCGACCACGCCCGGGAAGGCCTTTACGATGCCCCGCCACTCCAGCGCCAGCCGGCTCATGCGACTATCTCGCGGTGGGGGCCTGTCCTTCGATACCCCGCAGCAGCCAGTCGAACCCCAGGATCTCTCGCAGTTCCATCGTCTTTCCCGAGGGTACCCGCACCCTCCCGGTCTGGTCGGCCAGCGGTCCCCGGAAAACCTGGAATGTGCCGTCGGTGATGGCCTGGCGCCGTCGTTCGATGAGCTGGCGGACGTCTGCCGGAACGCTCGGATGCAGCGGCCCAAGAGTCACCACACCGTCTGCCAGTCCGCCGTAGTAGTCCTCGGACTTAAACTGTCCTGCCAGAATGCCCCGCACGATGGACTCGTTTACCCTTCTCCAATCCCAGATCGTCCCGGTGAGGTAGGCGTTGGGTGCGAAGCGCTGCATGTTCGATTCGGATCCGATCCCGTACTTCCCGATCTCGGCAGCGGCCAGCAGAGCACTGGGGGTGTCCTGGTGCTGAGCCACAATGTCGGCGCCGGCATCGAGCAGCGCTTTGGCGGCGGCTTTCTCTTTGGGTGGGTCGTACCAAGTACGAGTCCAGACGACCTTGATCTTAGCGTCGGGGTTGGTCTCCCACACTCCCAATGCGAAGGCGTTGACGCCTGCCACCACCGTACTGATGGGGTGGGCGGCCACGAACCCTACGACGTTCGTGCGGGTCATCTTGCCGGCGACCAGACCCGTGAGGTAACGGCCTTCCCAGATCCGGCCGTAGATGGTCTTCACGCGCGGGGCCAGCCCGATCGCCGGCCCGATACCGATGATGTAGACGTCCGGGTGCTGGCGGGCAACTTCTAGACTGAATCGCTGGTAGCCGAACGCGGTCGCGAAGAGGATCTTGTAGCCCTGCCGGATGAGTTGTTCCATCACGCGGCGCACTTCCGTCGTCTCGGGTACGGACTCCACAAACCGCGTGTCGGCCCCCAGCGCACTTTGCAGGTGACGACGGGCCACATCGTGCTGAAACGTCCAGCCCGCGTCGCCGATGGGTCCGACATAGATGAAGGCTACCTTGGGCCTCTGAGGTGCTGCCCAACCCGTCACGGCGGTAGCCGTCATGGCCAACGCCGCCACACACAGCAACAGAGCCAGCCCTCGCATTGCGATCCCTCCTCTGCGGGGATGTTCCCTCCCAACTCTCCGATGACTAGTCCTCGATGAACGCCACCACGCGGCACGGGCTCGCCTCGCCGCCGACGAATCTCCACGGGAAGCAGCCGATCAGGCAACGCCGGTTCAGCACGTGCGCGATGTCGCCACCGATGTTCTCGACGTGCAGGACGCCGGCGCGGAACGGGACGTGGTGCATCACGAACAGGTCCTCCTCGCCGAACGCCTCTTCGGGATCGCGCCCGGTCCGCCGGCGATACTCGCGGGCGATGTCCGACCGCTTGTACCGTATGCTGGTGTTCATGGGGTGGTCGGCCGAGGCGCAGTCGAATCCGGTCCAGCGGAATTCCATCTCCGCGATCCACTCGGCCAGCTCCCGGCCGCCTCCGGGATGGCGGCAGAAGTACCGGACTTCGTCCTCGTGCGGGCAGCCGTTGTAGTACCGCGACCAACCCGTGTGGTAGATGAGGATGTCCCCCTTGCGGACCTCGGCCCTTCGGGTGATGTGCTCCGGGCGGATGACCGTCCAGTCGTCCATGTCTTCGCTGATGTCGACGATCACGCCCTCGCCGATCAACCGATCTAGGGCGACGCTCGCGATGTCGGCCCCGCCGGACAGGATGTGCATCTCGGCGTCCAGGTGGGTCCCCACGTGCAGAGGCATCTCGACGTACTGGCTCACGATGCCGTGGGTGTGGTGGCGCTGGATGTAGGAGATTTTGGGGGACGGATATCCTACCCAACCCGGCGTGTGTATGCTGAACGGTTGCGTCAGATCGACCGCTCTCATCGATCGCCTCCGCTGGCGCGTGCGTCCAGCCTCAAGGCCGGAAGTGACCTACGGCCGGTACAGCCAGCCGGCGTCCGGCATCCGATCGACCAATCCCGCCTCGACGGCCAGGCGAAACATCTGCTCGATGACCGCTCGCTCCCGACCCCAAGCCGGGTAGACCTCGAACTGGAGCCGGCGGAACAACACCGCTTCCTTGAAAGCACCGCGCGGCAAACCCGTCGTCCGCGCAACGATCCCGTCGGCCTGGTCGAGGTGGGTGCGCACGTAGCCGGCAAAGTCTGTGAACATTTTCAGCGCCGCTGGCACACCGGCCGGGTTCCGGCGGATCGCATCCTCACGCAGCCACAAGATCAGTTCCCATCCGTCGGTGCCCGTCATCTCGCGCCAGGCCCTCCGACCATTGAAGACGATCCGGTAGGCGGGACTGTCGCGCATGGCCAAAGTGGCAACGGGTTCGATTAGCATGGCCGCATCGACCCGCCCCGCCGCGAGTTGCGCTCGGGCGAGGGGGAAGGGTGCCTGTACGACCGTGACGTCACGGCGCAGATCCAAACCCTTCCAGCGTGCGTAGATCGAGGTCAGCTGAAACTGTTGCGATCCTATGTCCGCGGCCAGAGTCTTGCCGCGCAGGTCGGTGAGGGATCGCACGTCGGGATGCCGGGCGATGATGACGAGGTCACTGGGGCGGACCAGCGTGCCCACGGCTTTGATCGGCACGCCTTCCAGGCGCATCCGCTGGAGCACGTTGGGGCCGCCCGCCAGGGTGTCCACCTCTCCGGTCGCGATGCCGGCGTAGTAGGCGGAGATGGTCGCGTAGTTTGCCGTGTCGAGTTCGATCCCGTTGGCGCGATCGAGGCCCGCCTCGCGGATCACCTGGGCCACGAACGTACTGATGGCGGGGAAGGACAACACCCCCATGCGCAGGCGCGTAGGGTGGGGTGGGGCCGAGGGGGCCGAGGGGGCGACCGCCAAGACCAGCAACAGCGTGCAGGCCCATACCCGTTTGGCAAGCGTGCTCATCCGGACACCTCGTGCAGCTCCATGTCGACGGCCGGTCGGCCTGTGTTCAGCATCGATTGAATGACCTGCCGGGTTCGGACTCGGTCGCCTCCCAGGAACGCATCGGGGCGGATGTCGGCGAGCAGACGGCCGGGTTGCCCGAACACCAGCACCCGTTCTCCCACCGAGAGGGCTTCCTCGATCTGATGGGTCACCAGGAATACTGTCTTGGCGTCGGCGCGGGCGAGCGACAGAAAGTCCTGGCGGATTTGCGCGGCGGTGACTTCGTCGAGGTGCCCGAATGCCTCGTCGGCGACGAGGATCTCAGGATTCACCGCGAACGCGCGCGCCAGGGCAACCCGCTGCCGCATGCCGCCCGACAGCTCGTTGGGAAACGCGTGGAGAAACCCCCCCAGGCCGAGTTTCACCAACCAGTGCTGGGCCAGGTGACGGCGCCGCTGCGGCTCGGTGCCAAGGATCTCCAACGGCAGCTCGACGTTGGCCAGTACGGTGCGCCACGGCAGGAGCCGGTCCTGCTGGAAGACCGCAGCGATGCGGCCACGGAAGAAGGCGAAGTCGCGGTACGGTTCGCGGCCGTCGACTTCCACTTTCCCAGCGGTCGGCGCCTCGAGGCCGATGAGGATGTTGAGAAAGGTGGACTTCCCGCACCCGGTTTGGCCCACGATCGCAACGACTTCACCTCGGCGGACCGCGAAATCCAGACCCTGGAGGGCCACGACGCTCCGCCCGGTACCCTTCTGACGGTAGACCTTGCTCAGGCCTTGGACCCGAACGTCCATCGTCATCAGTCCCGCCAGACCAGGACTCGCCGCTCCACTCCGCCGACGACCACCTGCGTGGCCATCAACATCACGACCAAGACGACCGTCCAGGCGAAGACGTCGGCCACCGAAAAGAGCTCCTGCGCGATGACCAAGCCGTAGCCGATGCCGCTGGTGGCCCCGACCAGTTCCGCCATCGTAACCACGCGGATCGCCAGACTGAGGTTGATCTTCCAGGACGTCAGGATGGCCGGCAGGGTCGCCGGCAGGATGAGTTTGGAGAAGTACTGGACCGGCGTTGGGCGAAAGGAGCGAAGCATGTCACGCAGTTCGCGGGGAACGCCTTGCATGGCATCCAGGACATCGATCAGAAAGATCGGCGCGCAGACGACCACCAACACGAAAGCGATCCTC
The Armatimonadota bacterium DNA segment above includes these coding regions:
- a CDS encoding leucyl aminopeptidase, which codes for MSDSSRLVDSARNVVRTCARVRVAEQVCIVADTKTLPIAQAILKAAREAGAEPVLVCMTPRRAHGNEPPPIVAGAMRAADVIIQPVTYAITHTDATQQALRQGARVLVLRGITEEI
- a CDS encoding GntR family transcriptional regulator; the protein is MQYITSAAGARGTLVEISVVMGTSGIPTPTASERVYIAIRNDMLAGRFSPGARLTERQLVAAYRVSRTPVREALRRLAQEGLVLHLPHRGVLVRTFSYEEALHIYQVRIPLEGLAARLAAAQVTPHTVGALSEALSQAERAAMARDREGMALANHRFHDAIARASNNQALQQLLGHLRGHIALLRVTLWRAIPYRPLQTIRQHRRILQAIARGNPDLAERRAVEHLESSWATLQAVLARTTRIGTGGVR
- a CDS encoding cupin domain-containing protein; translated protein: MPIRVFDPLRDGVPIPLIARQARLVVWPGNGARVASMNRVVLEPGEENVPHEHPESEDTIFIVEGTGVIQDLSAGIEHAIGAGCAVHVPPRVVHAVRAVERMVSVGGPCPPDVALLRACGLRWEGA
- a CDS encoding cupin domain-containing protein, which gives rise to MSGLRLDRWADGWEQVLPGVRRRVASGRLMTVTFYQFEPGGRFPLHAHAQEQAVLVIRGALTFSAASAQETAVPDTVLWIPPDLPHDAVAGPKGAWVVSIVSPARRSNHDVRILES
- a CDS encoding cysteine hydrolase, yielding MEAYFYGVRKRIPEGFEEWLDPRTTAAVCVDMHRGHLDDSPDCPCPAPRAREIVEPINIFHRRCRRLGVPVIHVKTVLRSSGVDEGFRSAWRLTFPITVGPIPNSDAHGLVGTPWTELVTEVDPNDHIVDTKKRLSIFYPTDLDFLLRQLRRRTVVLTGVMTDCCVLNAAFDAANRDYRVVVMRDLVRGFSPEMEDAALRIVSLHLGLVMDAEDLLEAWEDRMARVEAGR
- a CDS encoding ABC transporter permease, whose protein sequence is MSTDQLVLLLAAAVGAGTPLVLAGLGEVFAERSGVLNLGIDGVMLIGAMAGFAVVLTTGDPWLGVGASLLAGGLLGAGHALLTVTLGTEQVTTGLALAMFGTGLSAFLGKPLIGIPNPAPFAAVPLPGLSGLPVLGRVLFQQNALVYASYALALIGWLWLMRTRQGLHLRACGEDPAAADAVGVNVTMVRYAATVGGAALAGLAGGYLSLAYTPAWTENMTGGLGWIAIGLVVFSTWHPLRLLAGAYLFGAVEVAGFWAQLAGIEMSSILLRMAPYLFTLVVLVLITWARGAAGMPAALGRPYFRER
- a CDS encoding ABC transporter permease, encoding MSATVNDVPVGTRVEGVLLRAGAVLTAVVTGGLLVAATGHDPWFAYREMAVGALGSAYAVEQTVLKAIPLLLCALAVSLAFTAGLWNIGAEGQMAVGAIAATWLALASEHLSAAFVLPSLLFLGVLGGAAWATIPGLLRVLFGINEILATLMLNYVGLLLVDYLVFGAWADPAAFTFPYSRPFPTSAHLPAVFGDVHMGLLFALLSAGALWWVLRQTPWGYEVRVMGASARTSRYAGIPVIRNVVIVMALSGGLAGLAGAVEVAGALHRLQQGVSQGYGYVAIIVAWIARLHPLGVVAVAVLMAALLNGGLAIQATGVPAAIAAILQALILTFVLATERLVHRIRWRRAVAITRARGQP
- a CDS encoding ABC transporter ATP-binding protein, which encodes MSRLALEWRGIVKAFPGVVALDGVDCAVTPGEVVALLGENGAGKTTLLSIAAGLYRPDAGTILINETPATLRSPRDALALGVGMVHQHFRLVDAFTVTENVLLGRRRPRFLLSTRVHDAEVARLARAHGLDIEPDARVGTLSVGERQRVEILKLLYGDARVLLLDEPTAVLTPQEVDRLTTSIRRMASEGRAVVFSTHKLSEAIDLADRIVILRKGRMTGAVLPDETNVRELAHMMVGHEWEAHRPTTQRSPGPVVLEAVNVRATGESGLRIQDVTLGVRAGEIVGLAGVAGNGQRELAEVIAGLRMPEEGCIRLDDRDVTHLGPRERWALGLRYIPEDRLQEGLVPSFSVAENSVLRDFHRAPIRRGLQVDWQAARMRASELVHRFGVRTPSLDVSVASLSGGNQQRVLVGREVQGSPRVLVALYPTRGLDVAASLEVHRTLSELCSLGCGVVLVSESLDELFFVAHRIVVLHRGRLVGGAPTTELTREQVGLWMAGAA
- a CDS encoding BMP family ABC transporter substrate-binding protein; translation: MRGLALLLCVAALAMTATAVTGWAAPQRPKVAFIYVGPIGDAGWTFQHDVARRHLQSALGADTRFVESVPETTEVRRVMEQLIRQGYKILFATAFGYQRFSLEVARQHPDVYIIGIGPAIGLAPRVKTIYGRIWEGRYLTGLVAGKMTRTNVVGFVAAHPISTVVAGVNAFALGVWETNPDAKIKVVWTRTWYDPPKEKAAAKALLDAGADIVAQHQDTPSALLAAAEIGKYGIGSESNMQRFAPNAYLTGTIWDWRRVNESIVRGILAGQFKSEDYYGGLADGVVTLGPLHPSVPADVRQLIERRRQAITDGTFQVFRGPLADQTGRVRVPSGKTMELREILGFDWLLRGIEGQAPTAR
- a CDS encoding cyclase family protein, translating into MRAVDLTQPFSIHTPGWVGYPSPKISYIQRHHTHGIVSQYVEMPLHVGTHLDAEMHILSGGADIASVALDRLIGEGVIVDISEDMDDWTVIRPEHITRRAEVRKGDILIYHTGWSRYYNGCPHEDEVRYFCRHPGGGRELAEWIAEMEFRWTGFDCASADHPMNTSIRYKRSDIAREYRRRTGRDPEEAFGEEDLFVMHHVPFRAGVLHVENIGGDIAHVLNRRCLIGCFPWRFVGGEASPCRVVAFIED
- a CDS encoding ABC transporter substrate-binding protein, with protein sequence MSTLAKRVWACTLLLVLAVAPSAPSAPPHPTRLRMGVLSFPAISTFVAQVIREAGLDRANGIELDTANYATISAYYAGIATGEVDTLAGGPNVLQRMRLEGVPIKAVGTLVRPSDLVIIARHPDVRSLTDLRGKTLAADIGSQQFQLTSIYARWKGLDLRRDVTVVQAPFPLARAQLAAGRVDAAMLIEPVATLAMRDSPAYRIVFNGRRAWREMTGTDGWELILWLREDAIRRNPAGVPAALKMFTDFAGYVRTHLDQADGIVARTTGLPRGAFKEAVLFRRLQFEVYPAWGRERAVIEQMFRLAVEAGLVDRMPDAGWLYRP
- a CDS encoding ATP-binding cassette domain-containing protein; translated protein: MTMDVRVQGLSKVYRQKGTGRSVVALQGLDFAVRRGEVVAIVGQTGCGKSTFLNILIGLEAPTAGKVEVDGREPYRDFAFFRGRIAAVFQQDRLLPWRTVLANVELPLEILGTEPQRRRHLAQHWLVKLGLGGFLHAFPNELSGGMRQRVALARAFAVNPEILVADEAFGHLDEVTAAQIRQDFLSLARADAKTVFLVTHQIEEALSVGERVLVFGQPGRLLADIRPDAFLGGDRVRTRQVIQSMLNTGRPAVDMELHEVSG